One Leclercia sp. AS011 genomic window carries:
- a CDS encoding efflux transporter outer membrane subunit: protein MVSKRNIAGLMSSLLIAGCTVGPDYSRPSSALPDRYVTTESGSSAVQNHDPTSLAAWWINFKDPILNQLIEHALGQNLELEQARARISQAEAGSDYATATLLPSGNASAQASRNYQSIETPEGRLMVNSPDYDRYGNSYDGNVSAQWEIDIFGGLQRNRESAISLYASTVAQASATRLGITSRTAETYIRIRGLQARIAVAEKQLRTRQELLEKISLLKDKGLASDYQVSQAEGNFYNVKSLIPTLQDNLAREMNAVDVLLGAPPGTYRSMLSQPQGIPAAHQINDIGSPADLLTRRPDIISAERLLAATNADIGSAIAEYYPKFSISGLIGTSTSVSSGNMFTGPASQAAGIFGLQWRLFDFGRINADIKAAKGRNAEALASYRLTVLHAAEDVENALSSSIHTRQQAESLKKSKEAFEAARETSYSAYKAGTSSLIDVLYNDESLLTASDNLVRAQVQSTLATVSIYKALGGGW from the coding sequence ATGGTATCTAAACGAAACATAGCCGGATTAATGAGTTCTTTGCTCATCGCTGGCTGCACCGTCGGGCCAGACTATTCCAGACCATCCTCAGCTTTGCCCGATCGCTATGTGACCACTGAATCCGGCTCCTCAGCGGTTCAGAATCATGATCCTACCAGCCTTGCAGCGTGGTGGATAAATTTTAAAGATCCCATACTGAACCAACTCATTGAACACGCACTCGGACAAAATCTAGAGCTGGAACAAGCCAGAGCGCGTATCAGTCAAGCGGAGGCAGGTTCAGATTATGCCACAGCAACCCTGTTGCCTTCGGGTAACGCTTCTGCTCAGGCCAGCCGTAATTATCAGTCCATTGAGACACCTGAAGGCCGGTTGATGGTAAACAGCCCCGACTATGACAGATATGGTAACAGCTACGACGGTAATGTCTCGGCTCAGTGGGAGATTGACATATTTGGCGGTTTACAGCGAAACCGTGAGTCAGCCATCTCACTCTATGCGTCAACCGTGGCTCAGGCTTCAGCGACGCGCCTGGGTATTACCTCAAGAACTGCGGAGACATACATCAGAATTCGTGGACTACAGGCGCGAATAGCAGTAGCGGAAAAGCAGCTTCGTACACGGCAGGAACTGCTGGAGAAAATATCCTTACTTAAGGACAAGGGACTCGCCTCTGATTACCAGGTCAGTCAGGCAGAAGGTAACTTTTACAACGTTAAGTCTCTCATTCCGACGCTGCAGGATAATCTCGCAAGAGAAATGAACGCAGTCGACGTTTTGCTGGGTGCTCCACCTGGCACATACCGTAGCATGCTGTCTCAGCCACAGGGCATTCCTGCTGCGCATCAAATAAATGATATCGGCAGTCCCGCGGACCTGTTAACACGCCGGCCGGATATCATTTCCGCCGAACGGCTGCTTGCTGCCACAAACGCTGATATTGGTTCTGCAATTGCCGAGTATTATCCTAAATTCAGTATCAGTGGACTCATCGGGACATCAACTTCCGTATCAAGCGGCAATATGTTTACAGGCCCGGCATCGCAGGCAGCGGGCATTTTCGGACTCCAGTGGAGGCTGTTCGATTTCGGTCGGATTAATGCAGACATAAAGGCGGCAAAAGGTCGTAATGCGGAGGCGCTTGCCAGCTACAGATTAACCGTCCTGCATGCCGCGGAAGATGTGGAAAACGCGTTATCTTCATCCATCCATACCCGCCAGCAGGCAGAAAGCCTGAAAAAAAGTAAAGAGGCCTTTGAAGCCGCGCGTGAAACGTCCTATTCAGCTTATAAAGCCGGAACCAGCAGTCTGATCGATGTTTTATATAATGACGAATCACTTCTGACTGCCTCAGATAACCTGGTACGGGCACAGGTTCAGAGCACTCTCGCTACCGTTTCAATATACAAAGCGCTGGGTGGTGGATGGTAG
- a CDS encoding efflux RND transporter periplasmic adaptor subunit, translating into MFRVKLLSVAVGLMSLSITACGDSAQTEDPRTQPPLVRVASVQGTSNTSLTFTGTVASRVESDLGFRVAGKIQERLVNQGQNVKAGQPLMLIDPEDLGLQAKAQEQAVAAAKARANQTAEDERRYRGLVGTGAISASAYDQVKAQAATAQADLRAAIAQANVARNATNYAVLRADADGTVMDTLAEPGQVVSAGQTVIRLARAGQREAIISLPETLRPKTGSEATASLYGDPRTSVKATLRQLSDSADPLTRTFEARYVLDSPLSLAPLGSTVSVKIHEEDSAQGITVPTGAIHDAGKGPGVWRVVGKPAKAAWTPVKIVSLGSESVVVKSALEPGNQIVALGAHLLHDGEQVRPLLMSEPGVKETANE; encoded by the coding sequence ATGTTTCGGGTAAAGTTACTTTCAGTTGCTGTGGGTCTGATGAGCCTGTCCATTACTGCCTGCGGCGATTCAGCTCAGACTGAAGATCCCAGAACACAGCCACCACTCGTCAGAGTGGCCAGTGTTCAGGGCACCTCAAATACCTCGCTAACTTTTACGGGCACTGTCGCATCACGCGTTGAAAGTGATTTAGGCTTCCGTGTAGCCGGGAAAATTCAGGAACGCCTTGTCAATCAGGGACAGAATGTCAAAGCGGGACAGCCGCTTATGCTGATCGATCCTGAAGATTTAGGTCTGCAGGCAAAGGCTCAGGAACAGGCCGTTGCTGCAGCAAAAGCGCGTGCAAATCAAACCGCTGAAGATGAACGTCGTTACAGAGGTCTTGTAGGCACCGGCGCGATCTCGGCTTCAGCGTATGATCAGGTAAAAGCACAGGCGGCAACGGCACAGGCAGACTTAAGAGCGGCGATTGCACAGGCTAACGTTGCCAGAAATGCCACAAACTACGCGGTGCTCAGGGCTGATGCTGACGGGACGGTGATGGATACCCTGGCTGAACCCGGCCAGGTGGTGTCGGCGGGGCAAACAGTCATCAGGCTTGCCCGTGCCGGTCAAAGGGAAGCGATAATCAGTTTACCGGAAACGCTGCGCCCCAAAACCGGCAGTGAAGCAACGGCCAGTCTGTATGGCGATCCCCGTACCTCTGTGAAAGCAACGCTCCGACAATTATCTGATTCAGCAGATCCTCTAACCCGGACTTTTGAAGCGCGATATGTGCTTGATTCCCCACTTTCGCTGGCCCCTCTGGGCAGCACTGTTTCTGTCAAAATTCATGAAGAAGATTCAGCTCAGGGGATCACTGTTCCAACCGGGGCAATTCATGACGCAGGAAAAGGGCCGGGCGTATGGCGGGTGGTGGGTAAGCCTGCGAAAGCAGCCTGGACGCCGGTAAAAATCGTCAGTCTTGGTAGCGAGTCCGTTGTCGTGAAGAGTGCGCTGGAACCTGGTAATCAGATAGTTGCGCTGGGTGCTCATCTTTTGCATGACGGTGAACAGGTTCGCCCGCTACTCATGTCAGAGCCGGGTGTGAAGGAGACGGCAAATGAGTGA
- a CDS encoding TetR/AcrR family transcriptional regulator, with protein MRYSKDHKEETHKKIVEAASKRFRTEGIEKVGVAGLMADVQLTVGGFYSHFKSKEELIKEAVCLAADETFCAAFGAPENNEKLTIQLILDRYLSVGHRDSPESGCVIAALASELKNRPVDTREMMSDKITRIIERISDCLSEEADSVTRMRVASAIWAVMVGTLQLARIIPDKELSDQLLIDGKANALMLAGKIATECCT; from the coding sequence ATGAGATATTCCAAAGACCACAAAGAAGAAACGCATAAAAAAATCGTTGAAGCTGCGTCAAAGAGGTTTCGTACAGAAGGTATCGAAAAGGTAGGTGTAGCGGGCCTCATGGCTGATGTTCAGCTTACGGTGGGAGGTTTTTATAGTCACTTTAAGTCGAAGGAAGAACTGATCAAAGAGGCGGTTTGTCTCGCTGCAGATGAAACATTTTGCGCAGCGTTTGGCGCTCCTGAAAATAATGAAAAGCTCACTATTCAGCTGATCCTGGACCGCTATCTCAGTGTGGGACATCGGGACTCGCCAGAGTCTGGATGTGTAATAGCGGCGCTCGCGTCTGAGCTGAAGAACCGACCAGTTGACACCCGTGAGATGATGTCCGACAAGATAACCAGGATAATTGAGCGTATTTCAGACTGTCTTTCTGAAGAGGCAGACTCAGTAACCCGCATGCGAGTTGCCAGCGCTATCTGGGCTGTAATGGTCGGAACGCTGCAGCTGGCACGCATTATTCCGGATAAGGAATTATCAGATCAATTATTGATTGACGGTAAAGCAAATGCATTAATGCTTGCAGGGAAAATAGCCACAGAATGCTGCACATAA
- a CDS encoding helix-turn-helix domain-containing protein — translation MIDKRNFISHLILWIDSNKEHRLSLDDVAKKSGYSKWHLQRIFLKETGKSLGKFMRDRRLACMTEELLVTDETILNLALKYGFESQQSLTRTFTKKYGTPPHQYRIRAKKTSING, via the coding sequence ATGATTGATAAAAGGAACTTTATATCTCATCTGATACTGTGGATTGATTCCAATAAAGAGCACAGGCTAAGCCTCGATGATGTTGCAAAAAAGTCCGGGTATTCAAAATGGCACCTGCAGCGAATTTTTCTGAAAGAAACCGGTAAGAGCCTGGGGAAATTTATGCGGGACAGAAGACTTGCCTGCATGACTGAAGAGTTACTGGTGACCGATGAAACAATTTTAAATCTGGCATTGAAGTATGGTTTTGAGTCACAGCAATCCTTAACCCGAACATTTACTAAAAAATACGGTACTCCTCCCCACCAGTACAGAATAAGAGCCAAGAAAACCAGCATTAATGGATAA
- a CDS encoding MATE family efflux transporter, whose translation MKPDSREAAKLARQEAILNGPVFSTMMQLAVPTTLVLIAQTLVNVAETYYVSFLGTPALIGVALVFPVWMLMTMMAAGGIGGGVASAVARATGAGKHDDVNALILHSVIVAIAFGLAFTAFFIGLGEHIYAAMGGSGEALSAAHEYSVYVFFASVPIWIVNLLSAVLRGIGNVKVPATVTLIGTLVLIPLSPLLIFGLGPIKGFGLAGAGIAINIFYWVAAIAMLRYMSSGRAGILMKFVRLRWPHFREILNVGLLAALGTIQLNVMVLLVTGAVGVFGVDAIGGFGTASRLDYVLIPVLFGIGTAIVTMVGINVGARQIERAKRITWVGVAVSVVFTEVVGLLVAVFPGVWLGLFTHDESVLVTGKLYLQIVAPFYAANGILFALGFAAQGSGYMWKMFLVGTVRLILAAGGGWIAVEYFNVGQAGLFVIVMGSMVLAALMGIVIDRSGAMWPKYNKQSPSALKTVRS comes from the coding sequence ATGAAACCTGACAGTCGCGAAGCGGCCAAACTAGCCCGGCAGGAAGCGATTCTTAATGGGCCAGTCTTTAGCACAATGATGCAGCTCGCTGTTCCTACGACTCTCGTACTTATTGCACAAACGTTAGTCAATGTAGCTGAAACATATTACGTATCGTTTTTAGGAACACCGGCGCTGATTGGTGTCGCACTTGTTTTTCCGGTATGGATGCTGATGACCATGATGGCTGCCGGAGGAATTGGAGGCGGTGTGGCCTCAGCTGTAGCGCGTGCGACGGGTGCCGGGAAACACGACGATGTTAACGCGCTCATCCTGCATTCGGTCATCGTAGCTATAGCCTTTGGACTTGCTTTTACAGCCTTCTTTATCGGGCTGGGTGAACATATTTATGCGGCTATGGGCGGATCTGGCGAGGCACTTAGTGCCGCACATGAGTATTCTGTCTATGTATTTTTTGCATCTGTGCCTATCTGGATTGTTAATCTTCTCTCCGCAGTACTGCGCGGCATCGGCAATGTAAAAGTGCCAGCGACCGTCACGCTAATTGGTACCCTGGTGCTGATCCCGCTTTCGCCTTTGCTGATTTTTGGTCTTGGGCCGATTAAGGGCTTTGGGTTAGCGGGGGCAGGTATCGCAATCAACATTTTTTACTGGGTCGCGGCAATAGCTATGTTGCGTTACATGTCCAGTGGGCGCGCCGGTATCCTGATGAAGTTTGTACGCTTACGCTGGCCTCATTTCCGCGAAATTCTCAATGTAGGCCTGCTTGCTGCACTGGGGACTATTCAGCTCAATGTAATGGTTTTACTGGTAACCGGCGCTGTGGGGGTGTTTGGTGTCGATGCTATAGGTGGCTTTGGTACAGCATCCCGTCTCGACTATGTGCTGATACCTGTGCTGTTCGGGATCGGTACGGCAATTGTGACGATGGTAGGGATAAACGTAGGTGCGCGTCAGATAGAAAGAGCGAAACGTATTACCTGGGTTGGTGTCGCTGTCAGCGTGGTATTCACCGAGGTTGTGGGCCTGCTAGTAGCAGTATTTCCGGGCGTCTGGCTTGGTCTGTTCACGCACGATGAAAGTGTTCTGGTTACTGGCAAACTCTACCTACAGATTGTTGCTCCCTTCTATGCAGCCAACGGTATTTTGTTTGCACTCGGATTTGCAGCCCAGGGCAGCGGTTATATGTGGAAAATGTTCCTGGTCGGAACCGTTCGTTTAATCCTCGCAGCCGGTGGCGGATGGATTGCAGTCGAGTACTTCAATGTGGGCCAGGCCGGACTGTTTGTTATCGTCATGGGATCTATGGTGTTAGCCGCACTTATGGGTATAGTGATCGATCGCTCGGGGGCGATGTGGCCCAAATACAATAAACAGAGCCCGTCCGCGCTCAAGACGGTGCGGTCTTAA
- a CDS encoding DNA-binding protein: MNKHSAPESELRASEKLTEHQQNLLKRISNVAVSLMPEFEDKNKVLEALTLDDGSLLQLLCSIQMEQKTRSSDHEARKVRRRRENLEAFYSSLQELGGVVKVNFVADTLGITRQAVNVRVKKNQLIAFKQNGDFIFPAFQFTDKGLVTGLREIMDAFDADTHPMLRLGVLKAPIQLDGGTSKTPIKIMQDGAKPEELALAIRAAKLFGSQVAS; the protein is encoded by the coding sequence ATGAACAAACACAGCGCCCCAGAAAGTGAGCTGAGAGCTTCTGAAAAACTCACTGAGCATCAGCAAAATCTTTTGAAAAGGATCAGTAACGTAGCTGTTTCGCTGATGCCTGAGTTTGAAGATAAAAACAAGGTACTTGAGGCGTTAACGCTGGATGATGGATCTTTGTTGCAACTGCTCTGTTCCATTCAGATGGAACAAAAAACCCGTTCGTCAGACCACGAGGCGCGAAAAGTGCGCCGCCGCCGTGAAAATCTGGAGGCGTTTTACAGCAGTCTGCAAGAGCTCGGCGGCGTCGTGAAAGTGAACTTCGTAGCCGATACGCTGGGTATAACCCGCCAGGCTGTGAATGTGCGGGTGAAAAAGAATCAGCTCATTGCGTTTAAGCAAAACGGTGATTTTATCTTCCCTGCGTTTCAGTTCACCGATAAAGGACTGGTAACGGGTTTAAGAGAAATCATGGATGCGTTTGATGCAGACACTCATCCTATGCTACGTCTTGGGGTGCTGAAAGCACCGATACAACTCGATGGAGGAACATCTAAAACCCCGATTAAAATTATGCAGGACGGAGCAAAACCTGAAGAGCTGGCACTGGCAATACGTGCGGCCAAACTATTTGGAAGCCAAGTTGCCAGCTAA
- a CDS encoding efflux RND transporter permease subunit, producing the protein MSENRFNLSALAVREKSVTLFLILLITVAGIIAFLKLGRAEDPPFTVKQFTVITAWPGATAQEMQDLVAEPIEKRMQELNWYDRTETYTRPGLAFSVVSLKDSAPPSVVQEEFYQARKKIGDETGNLPAGVIGPMVNDEFSDVTFAIFALKARGEPQRLLVRDAEKLRQQLLHVPGVKKVNIIGEQSERIFVSFSHERLATLGISPEVIFSALNNQNVLTPAGSIDTSGSQVFLRLEGAFDELSKIRETPVVVKGKTLRLSDIAEVERGYEDPATFQVRNNGDPALLLGVIMKDGWNGLDLGKALDDESQKISETLPLGMTFTKVTDQSVNISAAVDEFMLKFFAALLVVMVVCFVSMGWRVGIVVAAAVPLTLAVVFIIMASTGKNFDRITLGSLILALGLLVDDAIIAIEMMVVKMEEGYSRVKASAYAWSHTAAPMLSGTLVTAIGFMPNGFAPSTAGEYTSNMFWIVGIALIASWVVAVVFTPYLGVKLLPELKKVEGGHAAIYNTKNYNRFRNILAKVITRKWIVAGVVIGSFALAIVGMGFVNKQFFPISDRPEVLVEIQMPYGTSIESTTRTAVKVESWLREQKESSEVTSYIGQGAARFYLAMAPELPDPSFAKIVVLTADPTEREELKFRLRQAISDGLAPEAQVRVTQLVFGPYTPYPIAFRVMGPDPSVLRDISAKVKDIMEKNPMMRTVNTDWGTRVPSLRFVLDQNRLNAVGLSTAAVSQQLQFMLSGAPITEVREDIRSVQITGRALGNVRTDPAQISSLTLTGAQGQRIPLTQVGKVEVVMEDPLLRRRDRTPVITVRGDIAEGLQPPDVSVAVMKELKPVLDGLPDGYRIEMAGAIEESAKASNAMVPLFPIMIALTLLIIIMQVRSIAAMIMVFATSPLGLIGVVPTLLLFNQPFGINALVGLVALSGILMRNTLILIGQIHHNEKEGLDPYHAVIEATVQRSRPVLLTALAAVLAFMPLTHSVFWGTLAYTLIGGTIGGTVMTLVFLPAMYSIWFKIKPRPDEGNVGQMESRS; encoded by the coding sequence ATGAGTGAAAATCGCTTCAACCTTTCCGCTCTGGCTGTGCGTGAAAAGTCGGTAACCTTATTCCTGATCCTGCTTATTACCGTTGCCGGCATTATCGCCTTCCTCAAGCTGGGAAGGGCGGAGGATCCCCCGTTCACAGTAAAACAGTTTACAGTCATTACGGCATGGCCAGGTGCGACAGCACAGGAAATGCAGGACCTGGTTGCTGAGCCCATTGAAAAACGTATGCAGGAGCTGAACTGGTACGACCGTACTGAGACCTATACCAGACCCGGCCTGGCCTTCAGCGTGGTATCGCTCAAGGATAGCGCGCCGCCCTCCGTTGTTCAGGAAGAGTTTTACCAGGCACGCAAGAAAATCGGCGATGAAACAGGGAATCTCCCTGCCGGTGTGATTGGACCGATGGTCAATGATGAATTCTCTGATGTCACGTTTGCTATCTTCGCGCTTAAGGCGCGGGGGGAGCCTCAACGCCTGCTTGTGCGTGATGCTGAAAAACTGCGCCAGCAACTGTTACACGTTCCCGGGGTTAAGAAAGTCAATATTATTGGGGAACAGTCCGAACGTATATTTGTTTCCTTCTCGCATGAAAGGCTGGCAACGCTTGGCATATCCCCGGAAGTCATCTTCTCAGCACTGAATAATCAGAACGTACTGACACCTGCAGGCTCTATTGATACATCAGGTTCACAGGTGTTTTTACGTCTCGAAGGTGCGTTTGACGAGCTGTCCAAAATACGTGAAACCCCGGTGGTCGTAAAAGGTAAAACGCTAAGATTATCTGATATCGCTGAAGTTGAACGCGGATATGAAGATCCTGCGACTTTCCAGGTCCGTAATAATGGTGACCCCGCTCTACTGTTGGGCGTGATCATGAAAGATGGCTGGAACGGGCTCGATCTCGGGAAAGCACTTGATGATGAATCCCAGAAAATTAGCGAAACACTTCCGTTAGGCATGACATTCACAAAAGTGACGGATCAGTCAGTGAATATCAGTGCAGCCGTCGATGAATTTATGCTGAAATTTTTCGCAGCATTACTGGTCGTGATGGTTGTGTGTTTTGTCAGTATGGGCTGGCGCGTCGGCATTGTTGTCGCCGCTGCAGTACCGCTGACACTTGCTGTCGTTTTCATCATTATGGCGTCCACAGGGAAGAACTTTGACCGTATTACTCTGGGCTCGCTTATCCTTGCCCTGGGTTTGTTGGTGGATGACGCCATCATCGCGATAGAGATGATGGTCGTAAAAATGGAGGAGGGATACAGCCGCGTAAAAGCCTCTGCCTATGCCTGGAGTCATACAGCTGCTCCAATGTTATCCGGAACGCTGGTGACCGCCATCGGTTTTATGCCAAATGGTTTCGCCCCTTCGACTGCGGGTGAGTACACCAGCAATATGTTCTGGATTGTCGGTATCGCCCTGATTGCATCATGGGTGGTAGCCGTGGTGTTCACCCCGTACCTGGGGGTCAAACTTTTGCCGGAATTGAAAAAGGTGGAAGGGGGACATGCTGCAATCTATAACACCAAAAATTACAACCGGTTCAGAAATATTCTGGCAAAAGTGATTACCAGAAAATGGATCGTCGCTGGGGTTGTTATTGGTTCATTTGCCCTGGCCATAGTCGGTATGGGGTTTGTTAACAAACAGTTCTTCCCGATATCTGACAGACCGGAAGTCCTTGTTGAAATACAGATGCCGTATGGCACCTCTATCGAGAGCACCACCCGGACCGCGGTAAAAGTTGAAAGCTGGCTGAGGGAACAAAAAGAAAGTAGTGAAGTGACATCTTACATCGGGCAGGGCGCAGCACGTTTTTATCTGGCCATGGCGCCGGAGCTACCCGATCCTTCCTTTGCTAAAATCGTTGTCCTGACAGCAGATCCAACAGAGCGGGAAGAGCTCAAGTTTCGTTTAAGACAAGCCATCAGTGACGGTCTCGCTCCTGAAGCGCAGGTTCGCGTTACGCAACTGGTATTTGGACCATATACACCCTATCCCATCGCGTTCAGGGTTATGGGACCCGATCCTTCTGTTCTCCGTGATATCTCAGCGAAAGTTAAGGATATCATGGAGAAAAATCCAATGATGAGAACTGTTAATACCGACTGGGGTACACGGGTTCCGTCATTACGATTTGTTCTTGACCAGAACCGGCTTAATGCCGTCGGCTTAAGCACCGCAGCAGTTTCTCAACAGCTGCAGTTCATGCTCTCTGGCGCACCGATTACCGAGGTGAGAGAAGATATCCGTTCTGTGCAGATCACAGGCAGAGCTCTGGGTAACGTACGCACCGATCCCGCGCAAATTTCATCATTGACCCTGACCGGCGCTCAGGGGCAGCGAATTCCGTTAACCCAGGTCGGAAAAGTAGAGGTGGTGATGGAAGATCCTCTGCTCCGGCGTCGTGACAGAACGCCAGTAATTACTGTTCGCGGAGATATTGCAGAAGGGCTTCAGCCACCGGATGTATCTGTGGCGGTCATGAAAGAATTAAAGCCAGTGTTAGATGGGCTCCCTGACGGATACCGGATCGAAATGGCGGGAGCCATTGAGGAATCCGCTAAAGCCAGTAATGCCATGGTACCGCTCTTCCCAATAATGATTGCGCTGACGCTGCTCATCATCATCATGCAGGTGAGATCGATTGCCGCCATGATCATGGTTTTTGCTACCAGTCCCCTGGGTCTGATAGGTGTGGTGCCAACATTACTGCTATTCAATCAGCCATTCGGTATAAATGCACTTGTCGGCCTGGTCGCGTTATCAGGAATACTGATGCGTAACACGCTGATATTGATTGGGCAAATTCATCATAACGAGAAGGAAGGGCTCGATCCCTACCATGCGGTTATCGAAGCGACGGTGCAGCGTTCACGTCCGGTTCTACTGACAGCACTTGCAGCCGTTCTAGCCTTCATGCCCCTGACCCACTCTGTGTTCTGGGGAACCCTGGCCTACACACTTATTGGTGGAACAATAGGTGGAACAGTGATGACGCTGGTCTTCCTGCCTGCAATGTATTCAATCTGGTTCAAAATCAAACCGCGTCCTGATGAAGGGAATGTCGGGCAAATGGAATCACGTTCCTGA
- a CDS encoding TnsA endonuclease N-terminal domain-containing protein translates to MSRGRSLLTIQDYQRALKKHYGLGNGAGYKPWLRVQDVPSKGTSSKIQGLKSNRAHHLLSQTESACFYQAEFLDRVVDIREQFPLLPLSLSMKIAETIGIQHPRIPTTKTPSIMTTDLLLTCQQGGQLWYEAISVKPEKQLSEERVAEKLDLERVWWELLGVPFKVFVVSEQTKIQSGNIEWATAPLRQGYIPYKGEVDLALALIPVGTVMVSKICQDFMTNIGMSADNALSLFRYLIATKKIIIDLDAPVVDSGVAWIIKINTDLVG, encoded by the coding sequence ATGTCTAGAGGACGTAGTTTACTGACGATACAGGACTATCAAAGAGCCCTCAAAAAACATTATGGGCTTGGGAATGGTGCCGGGTATAAACCCTGGCTCAGGGTTCAGGATGTACCTTCCAAAGGTACGAGTTCTAAGATCCAGGGACTAAAAAGCAATCGCGCACATCATTTATTGTCTCAAACGGAGAGCGCTTGTTTTTATCAGGCCGAGTTTCTTGATCGGGTTGTAGACATACGCGAGCAGTTTCCGCTTCTACCATTGAGTCTCAGTATGAAAATTGCTGAAACTATAGGTATTCAGCATCCTCGGATCCCTACAACTAAAACCCCTTCAATAATGACAACTGATTTGTTGCTTACCTGTCAGCAGGGTGGGCAGTTATGGTATGAAGCGATAAGCGTTAAGCCAGAGAAACAGCTATCTGAAGAAAGAGTGGCTGAGAAACTAGATCTTGAAAGGGTGTGGTGGGAATTGCTTGGGGTACCATTTAAGGTTTTTGTTGTCAGTGAACAAACAAAAATTCAGTCAGGTAATATTGAATGGGCAACAGCACCTCTTCGTCAGGGATATATTCCTTATAAAGGCGAAGTTGATTTAGCTCTGGCACTCATTCCTGTTGGTACCGTTATGGTTTCAAAGATTTGTCAGGATTTTATGACTAATATTGGGATGAGTGCTGATAATGCACTTTCACTATTCAGATATTTGATTGCTACAAAAA
- a CDS encoding TetR/AcrR family transcriptional regulator has translation MPTQDETRGPAEHSVRDQIVQSATEYFGHYGYEKTTVAELAKSIGFSKAYIYKFFNSKQAIGEVICANRLRMIMDIVEAKIADSISSSEKLRLLFRALIDANSDLFFHDRKLYDIAAAASVEQWSSTVNHTNQLKKILAGIINEGRLNGEFERRSPLDETVDAIFLVLLPYINPVQLQYNLDVATQAAQQLPSLILKSLMP, from the coding sequence ATGCCGACACAGGACGAAACCAGAGGACCTGCAGAACACAGCGTCAGGGACCAGATTGTACAGTCTGCTACCGAATATTTCGGCCACTATGGATACGAAAAAACCACCGTTGCCGAACTGGCAAAATCAATTGGTTTTTCAAAAGCCTATATCTATAAGTTTTTTAACTCTAAACAGGCAATTGGAGAAGTTATCTGCGCCAACAGACTGCGGATGATCATGGATATCGTTGAAGCCAAAATTGCCGATTCGATCTCATCGTCAGAAAAATTAAGACTGCTGTTCAGAGCGCTGATTGATGCAAACAGCGACTTGTTTTTCCATGACAGAAAACTGTATGACATTGCCGCAGCGGCAAGCGTTGAGCAGTGGTCTTCTACCGTTAACCATACGAATCAATTAAAGAAAATACTTGCAGGAATCATTAACGAAGGACGCCTGAACGGGGAGTTTGAAAGGCGTTCACCCCTGGATGAAACTGTGGATGCTATTTTTCTCGTTCTTCTCCCGTACATTAATCCGGTTCAACTGCAGTACAACCTGGATGTAGCCACTCAGGCTGCACAACAGCTCCCGTCACTCATACTAAAAAGTCTGATGCCTTGA
- the dsbA gene encoding thiol:disulfide interchange protein DsbA: MKILLAAFACIFLTTGVNAAQFDEGKQYISISKTVPDAPNVLEFFSFNCPHCYQFEQVIHVSDKVAEKLPADTKIVKYHVEFLPPLGKELTQAWAVAIALGVEDKITSPMFEAVQKELSIKNIDDIRRVFIDAGIKAEDFDGAWNSFAVKALVAKQEKAAMDVELRGVPAMFVKGKYQLNTQGMDTSSLDTFVQQYAATVKYLIEN; encoded by the coding sequence ATGAAGATTTTATTAGCAGCTTTTGCATGTATTTTTCTCACAACCGGCGTTAATGCAGCGCAGTTTGATGAAGGAAAACAGTACATTTCTATAAGCAAAACAGTGCCCGATGCCCCGAACGTGCTGGAGTTCTTTTCGTTCAACTGTCCGCATTGCTATCAGTTTGAACAGGTCATTCACGTCTCAGACAAAGTGGCTGAAAAACTACCGGCAGATACGAAGATCGTTAAGTATCACGTTGAATTTCTTCCGCCGTTAGGCAAAGAACTGACGCAGGCGTGGGCAGTAGCAATCGCGTTAGGCGTTGAAGACAAAATCACTTCCCCTATGTTCGAGGCGGTTCAAAAGGAACTCAGCATCAAGAATATTGATGATATCCGTAGAGTTTTCATTGATGCCGGTATCAAAGCAGAAGATTTTGATGGCGCGTGGAACAGCTTTGCAGTGAAAGCCTTAGTGGCTAAGCAGGAGAAAGCGGCTATGGATGTTGAACTCAGAGGGGTTCCGGCGATGTTCGTCAAAGGAAAATATCAGCTGAATACGCAGGGTATGGACACAAGCTCGCTAGATACTTTTGTTCAGCAATACGCGGCGACGGTTAAGTATTTGATTGAAAATTAA